One Bacillus sp. 1780r2a1 DNA segment encodes these proteins:
- a CDS encoding acryloyl-CoA reductase, whose amino-acid sequence MENFKALVLTKENEQVQSTIQTLTLDELPQSDVLIKVHYSGINYKDSLASIPNGNIVKAYPFVPGIDLAGTVVSSNNPRFKSGDEVIATSYEIGVSHYGGYSEYARIPADWIVPLPDGLTLKEAMVIGTAGFTAALSVKKLIDSGLKPKDGPVLVTGATGGVGSFAVSILSKMGYEVAASSGKASSATYLTKLGATTLLTREDVYNGKVKALAKGKWAAAVDSVGGETLASVLSQIQYGGSVAASGLTAGTAVPTTVFPFILRGVNLLGIDSVYCPLSLRNETWKLLATSFKPNQLEDFIQEEISLNDVPNYLPMLLEGQAQGRILIRL is encoded by the coding sequence ATGGAAAATTTTAAAGCTCTTGTCTTAACAAAAGAGAACGAACAAGTTCAATCTACTATTCAAACGCTCACGCTCGACGAGTTACCGCAAAGCGATGTTCTCATCAAAGTTCACTACTCAGGTATTAACTATAAGGATAGCCTAGCTAGTATTCCAAACGGAAATATTGTCAAAGCCTATCCCTTTGTACCAGGAATTGATTTAGCAGGTACGGTTGTTTCTTCTAATAATCCTCGCTTTAAAAGCGGTGATGAAGTCATTGCAACCAGCTACGAAATTGGAGTCTCTCATTACGGTGGCTATAGTGAATACGCTCGCATCCCTGCAGACTGGATTGTTCCTCTTCCCGATGGACTAACCTTAAAAGAAGCTATGGTAATTGGAACAGCTGGCTTTACAGCTGCTTTATCTGTAAAAAAGCTCATTGATTCGGGCTTGAAACCAAAGGATGGCCCTGTCCTAGTCACTGGCGCTACAGGTGGTGTAGGAAGCTTTGCCGTTTCTATTTTATCAAAGATGGGTTATGAGGTTGCTGCTAGCTCTGGAAAAGCTTCTAGTGCCACCTATTTAACAAAGCTTGGAGCTACCACTCTTTTAACTAGAGAAGATGTTTACAACGGTAAAGTCAAAGCCTTAGCAAAAGGAAAGTGGGCTGCTGCAGTCGATAGCGTAGGGGGTGAAACGCTCGCAAGCGTGCTATCCCAAATTCAATACGGTGGTTCTGTTGCAGCTAGTGGCTTAACGGCTGGAACAGCCGTCCCAACTACAGTTTTCCCGTTCATCTTACGCGGAGTGAACTTACTTGGTATTGATTCTGTCTATTGCCCATTGTCCCTTCGAAACGAGACATGGAAGCTGCTAGCAACAAGCTTTAAGCCAAATCAGCTTGAAGACTTCATCCAAGAAGAAATCTCTCTTAATGATGTACCTAACTATCTTCCAATGCTGCTTGAAGGACAAGCTCAAGGTCGTATACTTATTAGACTGTAG
- a CDS encoding amino acid ABC transporter ATP-binding protein yields the protein MINITNLHKSFDDLHVLRGIDLNIEQGKVVVLIGPSGSGKTTFLRCLNLLELPTDGKIIIDNQEVSFEKKLPKQRITSFRSLTGMVFQNYNLFPHKTALENVMEGPVIVKGISKQQAKERAVSLLQKVGLGDKVNFYPFQLSGGQQQRVGIARAMAMDPKVMLFDEPTSALDPELVGDVLKAMKDLAREGMTMVVVTHEMRFAREVADEVIFMDQGVIMERGTPEEIFKNPKEERTRRFLNMIQ from the coding sequence TGATTAACATTACGAACCTTCATAAATCATTTGATGATTTACACGTATTGCGAGGAATTGATTTAAACATCGAGCAGGGTAAAGTAGTGGTTCTAATCGGTCCTTCAGGTTCCGGAAAAACAACGTTTCTTCGCTGTTTAAACTTGCTGGAACTTCCTACTGATGGCAAAATCATCATCGATAATCAAGAAGTAAGCTTTGAGAAAAAGTTACCAAAGCAAAGGATAACATCTTTTCGTAGCTTAACGGGAATGGTATTTCAAAACTATAATTTATTTCCTCATAAAACAGCGCTTGAAAATGTTATGGAAGGGCCTGTTATTGTAAAGGGTATTTCAAAACAACAGGCGAAAGAACGCGCTGTTTCCCTGCTACAAAAAGTTGGACTAGGAGACAAGGTTAATTTTTATCCATTTCAATTATCAGGAGGACAACAGCAGCGTGTGGGTATCGCTCGAGCAATGGCTATGGACCCTAAAGTAATGCTATTTGATGAGCCTACATCTGCTTTGGATCCTGAGCTTGTAGGCGATGTTCTAAAAGCAATGAAAGATTTAGCAAGAGAAGGCATGACCATGGTTGTGGTCACACATGAAATGCGCTTTGCTCGAGAAGTGGCAGACGAAGTAATCTTTATGGATCAAGGCGTAATCATGGAGCGTGGAACGCCAGAAGAAATTTTCAAAAACCCTAAAGAAGAGCGAACTCGTCGCTTTTTAAATATGATTCAATAA